A DNA window from Sphingopyxis macrogoltabida contains the following coding sequences:
- a CDS encoding chromosome partitioning protein ParB, which produces MSDLFGEDSFFADADAFWSAQTAAIEARKADYLEAGWSDVVIMARGDWFRSWDYTHAGKRKGGRIYVEVRESGEMTFHEGFVTTKEAKRLSGGDGREDGDAVIAKPVRPEVSGPLNAYIDLHRHAAVRADLAGQGGVALRAMLAHVIAGVDLWRVDVEAQRAPKEDIAESVETCSAETAFDLKRRAVLAVLAFDEEAPTVTGRPINRPPFAPLFARLLELPDPVVLEIVAIVMGETLQAGSEAVEMIGLHLGTDMRQHWQADAAFFDQLRDREVLLAITGEVASAEVAAANGGEKGKALKAIIADCLEGTNGRTKAEPWVPQWMAFPPSAYTTRGGVGSVKSARRVAHELAVPAAPEPDAEDEQHLAA; this is translated from the coding sequence GTGTCCGACCTGTTCGGCGAGGACAGCTTCTTTGCCGACGCCGATGCTTTCTGGTCGGCGCAGACCGCAGCCATCGAGGCGCGCAAGGCGGATTATCTCGAAGCAGGGTGGTCCGATGTCGTCATCATGGCGCGGGGCGACTGGTTCCGCTCGTGGGATTACACTCATGCGGGCAAGCGCAAGGGCGGCCGCATCTATGTTGAGGTGCGCGAGAGCGGCGAGATGACCTTCCACGAGGGCTTCGTCACCACCAAGGAAGCGAAGCGGCTATCGGGCGGCGACGGGCGCGAAGACGGCGATGCCGTAATTGCCAAGCCGGTGCGTCCCGAAGTGTCGGGTCCGCTCAATGCCTATATCGACCTTCATCGCCATGCAGCGGTGCGCGCCGATCTGGCGGGGCAGGGCGGGGTGGCTCTGCGGGCGATGCTCGCGCATGTCATCGCGGGGGTCGACCTCTGGCGGGTCGATGTCGAAGCCCAACGGGCACCGAAGGAGGATATTGCCGAGAGCGTCGAGACGTGTTCCGCCGAGACTGCGTTCGATCTCAAGCGCCGTGCCGTGCTGGCAGTACTGGCGTTCGACGAGGAGGCTCCGACGGTCACGGGAAGGCCTATAAACCGTCCCCCTTTTGCCCCGCTGTTCGCGCGGCTGCTCGAATTGCCCGATCCGGTGGTGCTGGAGATTGTGGCGATCGTCATGGGCGAGACGCTGCAGGCAGGAAGCGAGGCGGTGGAGATGATCGGCCTCCATCTCGGCACCGACATGCGCCAGCACTGGCAAGCGGACGCGGCCTTCTTCGACCAGCTTCGCGACCGCGAAGTTCTGCTCGCAATCACCGGCGAGGTCGCGAGCGCCGAGGTTGCCGCAGCGAACGGGGGTGAAAAGGGCAAGGCGCTGAAAGCAATCATCGCCGATTGCCTTGAGGGCACGAACGGTCGGACCAAGGCCGAGCCGTGGGTTCCGCAGTGGATGGCGTTTCCGCCTTCGGCTTACACCACGCGGGGCGGGGTCGGCAGCGTCAAATCGGCGCGGCGGGTCGCGCACGAGCTTGCGGTTCCCGCAGCGCCTGAACCCGATGCGGAGGACGAGCAGCATTTGGCAGCATGA
- a CDS encoding DUF4258 domain-containing protein has translation MGLTKHARQRIQQRGISTEAVDAILAYGTRRRHRGADVYYLDKKSRRRLAGAFGRERYSKLERALDSYVVVSDDGAIVTAAHRLQRLKF, from the coding sequence ATGGGACTGACAAAGCATGCGAGGCAGCGCATCCAGCAGCGTGGAATTTCGACTGAGGCGGTGGATGCGATCCTCGCTTATGGGACGCGCCGCCGTCATCGCGGCGCGGATGTTTATTATCTCGACAAGAAATCGCGGCGGCGACTGGCTGGTGCATTCGGGCGCGAGCGCTACTCGAAGCTCGAGCGCGCGCTCGACAGCTATGTCGTCGTCAGCGACGACGGGGCGATCGTTACGGCGGCGCATCGCCTGCAAAGGCTGAAGTTTTAG
- a CDS encoding McrC family protein, which yields MAHGHSRNYTTLTDATAIHHQRHTLLEILIRAFADKLLAEVRRGLPRLYRQCEEDLPALRGRLDVIRQFTRNAVRPDRLSCRFDQLDTDTPLMRIMAAATIYLGRYARSSETRRRLDELRHVLVDVPAVPVNRLPWKEVRVDRTNRRWESLFRLAQLLLGRDWQATHHSAKSPEGLTLLFPMNDLFEKYIAAMIRKALTGTGIEVVDQGGHRACLGLRLIQSQKAKVVTSATADRKLAASLS from the coding sequence ATGGCCCACGGCCACAGCCGAAATTACACCACCTTGACGGACGCGACCGCAATCCATCACCAGCGTCATACGCTTCTCGAAATTCTGATCCGTGCCTTCGCAGACAAGCTTCTGGCCGAAGTTCGTCGAGGCCTGCCACGGCTTTATCGCCAATGCGAAGAGGATTTGCCAGCGCTGCGCGGCCGTCTCGACGTGATCCGGCAGTTTACTCGCAACGCGGTACGACCAGACAGGCTCTCCTGCCGTTTCGATCAGCTCGATACTGACACGCCCCTCATGCGGATCATGGCGGCCGCTACCATCTACCTTGGAAGATACGCACGTTCATCAGAGACCCGCCGCAGGTTGGATGAACTCCGCCACGTTCTCGTCGACGTACCAGCCGTGCCGGTCAATAGACTGCCCTGGAAGGAAGTGCGGGTTGATCGTACCAATCGGCGATGGGAGAGCCTTTTCCGCCTCGCACAGCTTCTTCTCGGACGAGATTGGCAGGCTACACACCATTCCGCGAAATCGCCCGAGGGGCTAACTCTGCTCTTCCCAATGAACGACCTGTTCGAGAAATACATCGCCGCGATGATCCGCAAAGCATTGACCGGAACGGGTATCGAAGTAGTTGATCAGGGCGGTCATCGCGCATGCTTAGGGCTGAGACTCATTCAGAGCCAGAAGGCCAAGGTAGTGACCAGCGCGACGGCTGACAGGAAGTTGGCGGCGAGCTTGTCGTAG
- a CDS encoding AAA family ATPase → MTRDLIFRDVEGRVYQPVQHYNRKTKKSAYRAKPPGASNETDDCIELDTIEEIAKAMLVDGLPARVKALDGGPVNYLKFGAQKLVAYELEPGIAGKIGVHSASGAVPSQADKIRKFITDQLVEPARGRGETSIEIMSGDVHKSMGLQNSLPAVCSVLEGAALAQLANMKLIERHSPIGSDKPSSTIRYRFALEGASVVAIDRNAFDRLKLKFHALHPDFVSFENCPSFAAREDGYKRKVISEAARLLAEPADSNDADLGQRLIELLAGRAGLDCNLIDWRAQKVIDSARDADPGRVTAAVGRLAKADDAADAVIAFVDEVWPILRGDLPSNPYAESRMFPTMLRALVDPQSVLPIRSSPTENAARMLLGEPAFANAKLSRDEVLKVTAMAREMMRIMAEEWDWAPRDLWDVQGFIWETCQKRLQDDDMTDEELLHLFDSCDYFRTRRVKWSDAKTATFCRMARKAHELGFDWYRTNIPQIRLGRKESDAARASGTVACFHASRGRIEFSHSSGELGLTGIFDCDPEGEKAFSDALDKQRERIANWIAPIPPRAGYWPRYDEEVAAEENGPKVSKMPSPTNLILYGPPGTGKTYRTMAKAVELCGEVPDAERTELRNQYDRLRKEKRIEFVTFHQNFAYEEFVEGLRPETARAEGEGSNAGFELKPKLGIFRNVCQLAEAAADAAIGGKPFDLDGRRVFKMSLGRAGVEDHIFQDAIDNGYAVLGWGGDIDWTPYDSYEAIHERWNEDHPGTNGNDANIIQTSRFRADMEEGDIIVVTHGNRLIRAIGVVTGPYRFEPGDTRDYNHRRDVDWLKIFREPIDHTVIYDVPFIQWSCYLLKEQHLNRSALANLLPGTGGPAEPPKQYVLVIDEINRANISKVFGELITLIEPDKRLGMDEQLKVRLPYSEDEFGVPANLHIIGTMNTADRSIALLDTALRRRFRFEEMAPDTSVEAFQEAEVETGLPLADVLNTMNRRIEYLVDRDHRIGHAFFIGCQTVGDVNGVMRDKVIPLLQEYFFDDWGRLAAVLGERENGGNFLACQVIDDPMGEGGQPLKSWRVRDTFETEAYGRLVSGKPTSLLSERGAETA, encoded by the coding sequence GTGACCCGAGATTTGATTTTCCGCGATGTCGAGGGCCGCGTTTATCAGCCGGTACAGCACTACAACCGCAAAACAAAGAAGTCCGCCTATCGCGCAAAGCCTCCGGGAGCGTCGAACGAAACCGATGATTGTATCGAACTGGATACCATCGAGGAAATTGCCAAGGCCATGCTGGTCGATGGTCTACCCGCTCGAGTGAAGGCACTCGATGGCGGCCCGGTAAACTATCTGAAATTCGGAGCGCAAAAACTGGTCGCCTACGAGCTCGAGCCAGGCATCGCCGGGAAGATTGGCGTCCATTCCGCTTCTGGTGCCGTCCCTTCGCAAGCTGATAAGATTCGAAAATTCATAACGGATCAGCTCGTCGAACCCGCCCGCGGTCGAGGCGAGACATCAATCGAGATTATGTCCGGCGACGTGCATAAATCGATGGGATTGCAAAACTCATTGCCAGCTGTTTGTTCGGTGCTGGAAGGTGCTGCGCTCGCCCAGCTCGCAAACATGAAATTGATCGAGCGACACAGCCCAATCGGTAGCGATAAACCCAGCTCCACGATCCGCTATCGGTTCGCGCTGGAAGGCGCTTCCGTCGTGGCGATCGATCGCAACGCGTTCGACCGCCTAAAGCTGAAATTCCACGCTCTCCATCCGGACTTCGTCAGCTTCGAGAATTGCCCGAGCTTTGCGGCCCGAGAGGATGGCTACAAACGAAAAGTAATAAGCGAAGCCGCCCGACTGCTGGCGGAACCGGCTGACAGCAATGATGCGGACCTCGGTCAGCGTCTTATCGAGCTGCTCGCAGGGCGAGCCGGTCTGGACTGCAACCTGATCGACTGGCGCGCGCAGAAGGTCATCGATAGCGCCCGCGACGCCGATCCAGGACGCGTTACGGCCGCAGTCGGGAGATTGGCAAAGGCGGATGATGCCGCAGATGCGGTCATTGCCTTTGTGGACGAGGTGTGGCCGATTTTGCGAGGAGATTTGCCGAGCAATCCTTACGCCGAAAGCCGAATGTTTCCTACAATGTTGAGGGCTTTGGTCGATCCGCAGTCGGTGCTGCCGATCCGCTCCAGCCCAACGGAGAACGCCGCCCGAATGCTTCTCGGCGAGCCAGCATTCGCCAACGCCAAGCTATCTCGCGATGAGGTGCTGAAGGTGACGGCCATGGCCCGTGAGATGATGCGGATCATGGCAGAAGAATGGGATTGGGCGCCCCGAGACCTCTGGGACGTCCAGGGTTTCATTTGGGAAACATGCCAAAAGCGCTTGCAGGATGATGACATGACCGACGAAGAGCTGCTCCATCTTTTCGACAGCTGCGATTATTTTCGCACCCGTCGCGTCAAATGGAGCGACGCGAAGACAGCGACATTCTGCAGGATGGCGCGAAAGGCACACGAACTTGGCTTCGACTGGTATCGAACGAACATCCCTCAAATCCGGCTAGGGCGCAAGGAAAGCGACGCAGCGCGAGCTTCAGGGACTGTGGCTTGCTTCCACGCCTCGCGCGGGAGAATTGAATTTTCACACTCCTCCGGCGAACTGGGACTGACGGGCATCTTTGATTGCGATCCGGAAGGCGAGAAGGCCTTCTCCGACGCACTCGACAAGCAGCGCGAGAGGATCGCCAACTGGATCGCCCCGATTCCACCGCGCGCCGGATACTGGCCCAGATACGACGAAGAGGTAGCCGCAGAAGAAAATGGCCCGAAGGTGAGCAAGATGCCCAGTCCAACCAATCTGATCCTCTATGGACCGCCCGGAACGGGCAAAACGTACCGCACGATGGCAAAGGCCGTCGAGCTGTGCGGAGAAGTCCCGGACGCAGAAAGGACCGAACTCCGGAATCAATATGATCGGCTGCGCAAAGAGAAGCGCATCGAATTCGTCACCTTTCACCAGAACTTCGCGTACGAAGAATTCGTTGAAGGCCTACGTCCGGAAACGGCGCGCGCAGAAGGAGAAGGAAGCAACGCCGGATTCGAGCTCAAACCGAAGCTCGGTATCTTCCGGAATGTCTGCCAGTTAGCCGAAGCCGCGGCGGACGCAGCAATAGGCGGCAAGCCTTTTGACCTCGACGGCCGACGCGTATTCAAGATGTCATTGGGACGTGCAGGGGTTGAAGACCATATTTTCCAGGACGCAATCGACAATGGCTATGCCGTGCTTGGATGGGGCGGCGACATCGATTGGACACCTTATGATTCCTACGAGGCGATCCACGAGCGTTGGAACGAGGATCATCCCGGAACCAACGGCAATGACGCAAACATCATCCAGACTAGCCGCTTCCGCGCCGACATGGAGGAAGGCGACATCATTGTCGTCACTCACGGCAACAGGCTGATCCGGGCGATCGGCGTCGTTACCGGACCCTATCGCTTTGAACCCGGCGATACGCGCGACTACAACCATCGCCGAGATGTCGATTGGCTCAAGATCTTCCGCGAACCCATCGATCACACCGTGATTTATGATGTGCCGTTCATTCAATGGTCTTGCTACCTACTGAAGGAGCAGCACCTGAACCGCTCGGCATTGGCCAATCTGCTGCCGGGAACCGGCGGCCCCGCTGAGCCGCCAAAGCAATATGTTCTCGTCATCGACGAGATCAATCGCGCGAACATATCGAAAGTTTTCGGCGAACTCATCACCCTTATCGAGCCGGACAAGCGGCTCGGGATGGACGAGCAGCTTAAGGTGCGCCTTCCCTACAGCGAAGACGAGTTCGGCGTGCCAGCGAACCTCCACATCATCGGAACCATGAATACCGCAGACCGTTCGATTGCACTGCTCGACACGGCACTTCGCCGCCGTTTCCGGTTCGAGGAAATGGCTCCCGACACATCGGTCGAGGCGTTCCAGGAAGCGGAAGTAGAGACCGGCCTACCGCTCGCCGATGTTCTCAACACCATGAACCGCCGGATCGAGTATCTGGTCGACCGCGATCACCGGATAGGCCACGCCTTCTTCATCGGCTGCCAGACAGTCGGCGATGTCAATGGGGTGATGCGCGACAAGGTCATTCCACTCCTTCAGGAATATTTCTTTGATGACTGGGGCCGACTTGCTGCGGTGCTGGGCGAGCGGGAGAATGGCGGCAACTTCTTGGCCTGCCAAGTCATCGACGACCCGATGGGTGAAGGCGGCCAGCCCTTAAAATCCTGGCGAGTGCGCGACACATTTGAAACCGAAGCTTATGGCCGGCTTGTCTCGGGTAAGCCGACATCCTTGCTTTCCGAGCGAGGCGCTGAGACTGCGTGA
- a CDS encoding Hsp70 family protein, which produces MYLGIDLGTSNSAIVGIDSGGIRLFKTDDGKDVLSSMLHFDRRGHMSVGTRAQAQAELAPENVAQGFKRLMGTSSTIELKGAEKTLTPEEASSEIIRQLIRQTTAEAGSVDVEGAIITIPAAFNQMQSEATIRAAREAGLPRVGLLQEPVAAAMAALEGASRRDGRFLVYDLGGGTFDVALVEASGGAVNVIAHEGINMLGGRDFDRSILDSIVRPWLAGKFNLPADASVRPEYRRMFGILRMKVEMAKIELSTRDKAIVFLSEEDARTTDESGAEIYAEVEVTRAQLEGLIADQVSDSIALCRKILTDNGLSQDDIDRIVFIGGPSKMPIIRETVSRELGIPADHKTDPMTAVARGAAIFAESRDWGNPTGQRKSARGTIAVTGKLELKLAFTARTSDENARLRITSDTRGQTYRYQITGPQGFDSGIVNFDGSASLSLPLPHLGAHQFQLSVTDQDGRPACATQTIEFHRSAATAAAIHATQTVSVKVADGPASERRNILVPLISKGTPLPVKGTSAYRLRETLTGGVSSHFDVELFNHAEGVDDPLLNLSIGVFRVHADDILDQGDTLVAGSSIEILWSMDDNGLINCEIAIPDLGIHLDNKSYYVPQANHERFDGDEGGQLASKKLNEAQEALSHARSALGASSELDRMERRLARQQELLDNSTDAEARRSVTEEALHVQQELARLGDAPEHRKAILLEEIDRIEEGAADLIDKIEAETAQRLSILLHSAREELSNGNWKKARDLVEQAHAIFQRALFQQPAFIAAVFENLRDERFSALDKSLHDRLSSEGEAAISNGDVEGLRDVVAQMFGNRMPTEHSSKGVSMLAGLLR; this is translated from the coding sequence ATGTACCTCGGGATTGATCTTGGAACCTCAAATTCGGCGATAGTCGGCATCGATAGCGGCGGTATCCGGCTCTTCAAAACGGACGACGGGAAGGATGTGCTGTCGAGCATGCTCCACTTCGACCGGCGCGGTCATATGTCCGTGGGAACCCGCGCTCAGGCACAAGCGGAGCTCGCGCCGGAAAACGTCGCGCAGGGTTTCAAGCGGCTCATGGGGACATCGAGCACGATCGAGCTAAAGGGCGCGGAAAAAACGCTCACTCCTGAAGAAGCAAGCTCGGAGATTATCCGACAGCTCATTCGGCAGACGACGGCAGAAGCCGGCTCGGTCGATGTGGAAGGCGCGATTATCACGATCCCCGCAGCCTTCAACCAGATGCAGTCAGAGGCGACGATCCGTGCTGCCAGGGAGGCAGGGTTACCACGCGTCGGATTGCTTCAGGAACCCGTGGCCGCGGCCATGGCCGCCCTGGAAGGTGCGTCACGGCGTGATGGCCGCTTTCTCGTTTACGATCTCGGCGGCGGCACTTTCGACGTTGCGTTGGTTGAAGCCAGCGGCGGGGCCGTCAATGTGATAGCGCACGAAGGCATCAATATGCTTGGTGGCCGTGACTTCGACCGGAGCATTTTGGATTCCATCGTGCGCCCCTGGCTCGCGGGCAAATTTAACCTGCCCGCCGACGCCTCGGTTCGTCCCGAATATCGGCGGATGTTTGGTATCCTGCGAATGAAGGTCGAGATGGCCAAAATCGAGCTATCTACCCGCGACAAAGCTATTGTCTTCCTGAGCGAAGAGGATGCGCGAACCACCGACGAATCCGGCGCCGAGATATACGCCGAAGTCGAGGTCACGCGCGCTCAGCTTGAAGGGCTGATCGCGGACCAAGTTAGTGACTCGATTGCATTGTGCCGTAAGATACTGACGGACAATGGGTTGAGCCAAGATGACATCGACCGGATCGTTTTCATTGGCGGACCGTCAAAAATGCCGATCATACGCGAGACGGTGAGCCGCGAACTGGGGATTCCAGCGGACCATAAAACCGATCCGATGACAGCCGTTGCGAGAGGCGCCGCAATCTTCGCAGAGAGTCGCGATTGGGGAAATCCGACGGGGCAAAGGAAAAGCGCACGCGGAACCATAGCGGTCACCGGAAAGCTTGAACTGAAGCTGGCATTCACCGCGCGGACGTCGGACGAAAATGCACGGTTGCGTATCACCTCCGACACGCGCGGCCAGACTTATCGCTATCAAATTACAGGGCCACAAGGCTTCGATAGCGGAATCGTCAACTTCGACGGCAGTGCCTCGCTCAGCCTTCCTCTGCCACACCTCGGCGCTCATCAGTTCCAGTTGTCCGTTACCGATCAGGACGGCCGTCCCGCATGTGCCACCCAAACCATAGAATTTCACAGATCGGCAGCGACTGCGGCCGCCATCCACGCAACTCAAACCGTCTCGGTCAAGGTCGCGGACGGCCCTGCGTCTGAGCGCCGCAACATTCTCGTGCCACTCATTTCGAAAGGCACGCCGCTACCGGTCAAAGGCACGTCGGCCTATCGTCTTCGAGAAACGTTGACCGGTGGCGTGTCCTCCCATTTCGATGTTGAATTGTTCAATCATGCAGAGGGGGTCGATGACCCCCTGCTAAACCTGTCCATCGGCGTCTTTCGCGTTCACGCAGACGACATCCTTGATCAAGGCGACACGTTGGTTGCGGGTTCCAGCATCGAGATCCTTTGGAGCATGGATGACAATGGTTTGATCAATTGCGAAATTGCGATTCCGGACCTTGGAATTCATTTGGACAACAAGAGCTACTATGTCCCGCAAGCGAACCATGAACGCTTCGATGGTGACGAGGGAGGTCAACTCGCGTCCAAGAAGCTGAACGAGGCGCAGGAAGCCCTCTCTCACGCAAGGTCCGCCCTCGGCGCGTCGTCTGAACTGGACCGAATGGAGCGGAGGCTTGCGCGCCAGCAGGAACTGCTCGACAATTCCACCGACGCCGAAGCCCGGCGTTCGGTGACGGAAGAAGCGCTGCACGTCCAACAGGAACTTGCCAGGCTTGGTGATGCACCGGAGCATCGCAAAGCAATTCTGCTCGAAGAGATCGACCGGATCGAGGAAGGTGCGGCCGACCTCATCGACAAAATCGAGGCAGAAACGGCCCAGCGCCTTTCCATCCTGCTACATTCGGCTCGCGAAGAACTCAGCAACGGCAATTGGAAGAAGGCTAGAGACCTCGTCGAGCAGGCGCATGCGATCTTTCAACGCGCCCTATTTCAACAACCCGCCTTCATTGCTGCCGTCTTCGAAAACCTTCGTGACGAGCGGTTCTCCGCGCTCGATAAAAGCCTTCACGATCGTCTCTCCAGCGAAGGCGAAGCAGCGATCTCTAACGGTGATGTGGAGGGGTTGCGAGATGTGGTCGCGCAGATGTTCGGAAATAGAATGCCGACTGAACACTCTTCGAAGGGCGTCTCAATGCTCGCCGGCCTCCTGCGATAA
- a CDS encoding helix-turn-helix transcriptional regulator — MSFAKAQDLLKLAMMATRRSGVSLEEIVEEFGCVHRSAQRMTVALEAAFPQTEPEDGDDRKRRWRIPARAVAPLLLPSAEELAAMTTAIRQLDAAGMAAEAATVRQMERKVRALIPAHAGTRLAVDEEALLEALGHAARPGPRPAGTSEVDSAISESLKGPFLLRISYRRRTQDKPTERVVAPHGLLLGVRRYLVARDMAKPATAPLRHYRVEEIYSAEVLHTSFEIDPGFNIREHSEKGFGSFENAAEHGDVIWRFSPDAAPHARRFVFHPTQSVEEEADGSLLVRFKASGHLEMCWHLYSWGKSVEVLQPARLREMVHGHQREFEALP, encoded by the coding sequence ATGTCGTTTGCAAAGGCCCAGGACCTTCTCAAGCTGGCGATGATGGCGACGCGCCGTAGCGGGGTGTCACTCGAAGAGATTGTCGAGGAGTTCGGCTGTGTCCACCGATCGGCGCAGCGCATGACGGTCGCGCTTGAGGCGGCTTTCCCGCAGACTGAGCCCGAAGACGGTGACGATCGCAAGCGGCGATGGCGCATCCCCGCGCGGGCGGTGGCACCACTATTGTTGCCGTCGGCCGAGGAACTTGCCGCGATGACAACGGCGATTCGCCAGCTCGACGCGGCCGGCATGGCCGCTGAGGCTGCAACGGTCCGCCAGATGGAACGGAAGGTGAGGGCGCTGATTCCCGCCCATGCTGGCACGCGTTTGGCCGTCGATGAGGAAGCCCTGCTCGAAGCGCTGGGGCATGCTGCTCGTCCGGGGCCGCGACCGGCCGGAACAAGCGAGGTCGACAGCGCGATATCGGAGAGCCTGAAGGGGCCGTTTCTGCTCCGCATTTCGTATCGGCGCCGGACGCAGGACAAGCCGACCGAGCGTGTGGTAGCGCCGCACGGCCTCTTGCTCGGTGTGCGCCGCTATCTAGTCGCTCGCGACATGGCCAAGCCAGCAACGGCACCTCTGCGCCATTACAGGGTCGAGGAAATCTACTCGGCCGAGGTGCTGCACACGAGCTTCGAGATCGATCCCGGCTTCAATATCCGCGAACATTCCGAAAAGGGCTTTGGCTCGTTCGAGAATGCTGCCGAACATGGCGACGTCATTTGGCGCTTCTCGCCAGACGCTGCACCCCATGCCCGGCGGTTCGTGTTCCACCCTACGCAGAGTGTCGAGGAAGAGGCCGATGGGTCGTTGCTCGTGCGCTTCAAGGCCTCGGGACATCTCGAAATGTGCTGGCATCTCTACTCATGGGGGAAGTCGGTCGAGGTGCTGCAGCCCGCTCGGCTTCGCGAGATGGTGCATGGGCATCAGCGCGAGTTTGAAGCCTTGCCGTAA
- a CDS encoding IS5 family transposase (programmed frameshift): MPRNQPGARRVDDRRVISGILHVLKSGCRWCDCPADYGPSTTVYNRFNRWSRRGFWTKLLDALAGAGAVTKSTAIDSTYIKAQRSAFGGKGGGQTQAIGRSRGGWTTKIHALTDVLGRPYALMLTAGNVSDVKAAPALLERAGPMRYLLGDKGYDANRLRTSLRENGTSPVIPGRRNRKRAIRYDQHRYRSRHLIENAFCRIKDFRRIATRYDKLAANFLSAVALVTTLAFWL, encoded by the exons TTGCCCCGGAACCAGCCTGGTGCGCGACGGGTCGATGACCGGCGGGTGATTTCGGGCATCCTTCATGTACTGAAATCCGGCTGCCGGTGGTGCGACTGTCCGGCAGACTATGGACCATCGACGACGGTCTACAACCGCTTCAACCGCTGGTCGCGGCGGGGGTTCTGGACGAAGTTGCTCGATGCCTTGGCAGGGGCGGGTGCGGTGACGAAGAGCACGGCGATCGATAGCACCTACATCAAAGCCCAGCGCTCGGCCTTTGGTGGAAAAGGGGGCG GCCAGACGCAGGCGATCGGTCGTTCTCGCGGCGGCTGGACAACCAAGATCCATGCCCTGACCGACGTTCTCGGCCGCCCCTATGCCCTTATGCTGACGGCGGGCAATGTCAGCGATGTGAAGGCTGCACCGGCACTGCTCGAACGCGCCGGACCGATGCGCTACCTGCTCGGCGACAAGGGCTACGACGCAAACCGGCTGCGGACGTCCTTGCGCGAGAATGGCACCAGCCCCGTCATTCCGGGTCGCCGCAACCGCAAGCGAGCCATCCGATACGATCAGCACCGCTACCGTAGCCGGCACCTCATCGAAAATGCCTTCTGCCGGATCAAAGACTTCCGTCGGATCGCCACACGCTACGACAAGCTCGCCGCCAACTTCCTGTCAGCCGTCGCGCTGGTCACTACCTTGGCCTTCTGGCTCTGA
- a CDS encoding ParB/RepB/Spo0J family partition protein, whose translation MKLDFIELGNLSIAAANMRGKGKDPDVADLMPSIRARGVLVPLLVRPNCSEGHFEIVAGRRRFTAVGAVAREGGAVRPIPCAILDEGDDADALEASMLENLARVQPDEVSQWEAFVALVKAGRSVEEVADSFGFEPRAVKRILALGNLLPRIRTLYRGGEIDAGTVRHLTLASKSQQKS comes from the coding sequence ATGAAGCTTGATTTCATCGAATTGGGCAACCTGTCCATCGCAGCCGCCAACATGCGCGGGAAGGGGAAAGACCCCGACGTCGCAGACCTTATGCCGAGCATCCGCGCGCGCGGGGTGCTGGTTCCGCTGCTCGTCCGGCCCAATTGTTCGGAAGGCCATTTCGAGATCGTCGCGGGGCGTAGGCGCTTTACCGCCGTCGGCGCAGTCGCGCGCGAGGGTGGGGCGGTTCGGCCCATTCCCTGTGCAATTCTCGACGAGGGCGACGATGCCGATGCGCTCGAAGCGTCGATGCTCGAAAATCTCGCGCGGGTGCAGCCCGACGAGGTCAGCCAGTGGGAAGCGTTCGTCGCGCTGGTCAAGGCGGGGCGGTCGGTCGAGGAGGTCGCCGACAGCTTCGGGTTCGAGCCGCGCGCAGTGAAACGCATCCTTGCGCTCGGCAATCTGCTTCCCCGCATCCGCACCCTCTATCGCGGCGGTGAGATCGATGCGGGCACCGTCCGGCATCTGACCCTCGCTTCCAAGAGCCAGCAGAAATCATGA
- a CDS encoding 5-methylcytosine restriction system specificity protein McrC — protein MNTYKQFQEADWVLTLGTFTGQHLTTGDVFRTKPDIILRKRGKILAIIDTKWKKLASDPLDRKHGVSQADVYQLMAYARLYPTRELMLLYPEEPGQPCGERTPFGIAGGTERLGIATIDTSCAETEVVRRLGALCRQFDPSPDALTA, from the coding sequence ATCAATACATACAAGCAATTTCAAGAGGCTGATTGGGTTTTAACCCTAGGTACGTTTACCGGTCAGCATCTGACGACCGGGGATGTATTCCGTACCAAGCCGGACATCATTTTGAGGAAGCGCGGAAAGATCCTCGCGATCATTGATACAAAATGGAAAAAGCTCGCAAGCGATCCGCTTGACCGCAAGCACGGTGTTTCCCAAGCTGACGTTTATCAGTTAATGGCCTATGCTCGGCTATACCCCACCCGTGAGCTGATGCTCCTGTATCCGGAGGAGCCCGGTCAGCCTTGCGGAGAGCGCACGCCATTTGGAATTGCAGGCGGAACTGAACGCCTAGGTATCGCAACGATAGATACGTCCTGCGCTGAAACCGAAGTCGTTCGCCGATTGGGTGCCCTCTGCCGGCAATTTGATCCAAGTCCAGACGCACTAACGGCCTAA